A part of Gossypium hirsutum isolate 1008001.06 chromosome A07, Gossypium_hirsutum_v2.1, whole genome shotgun sequence genomic DNA contains:
- the LOC107896555 gene encoding F-box protein SNE: protein MVQNHRREDHETGGENKEKRPKFFINDHVDILIEILERLDGRSLCVAASVCRLWCTIARNDSLWEKLCFRHVSPPPSSVRSVVLALGGYKRLYTGCVRPVRSRLGRVRRASWARDEVQLSLSLFCVDYYERLGGSNSNGRLVEKSSPSSLMFLCKPVNV, encoded by the coding sequence ATGGTGCAAAACCACCGCCGTGAAGACCACGAGACAGGCGGTGAGAACAAGGAAAAAAGACCCAAGTTCTTTATCAACGACCACGTAGACATCCTCATAGAAATCCTCGAACGCCTCGACGGCCGTTCCCTCTGCGTCGCCGCCAGCGTCTGCCGTCTCTGGTGCACCATTGCTCGCAATGACTCCCTCTGGGAAAAACTCTGCTTCCGCCACGTGTCTCCTCCACCTTCCAGCGTCCGTTCCGTGGTGCTTGCCCTGGGCGGCTACAAACGCCTCTACACGGGTTGCGTGAGACCGGTGCGGAGTCGACTGGGAAGAGTGAGAAGAGCCTCCTGGGCTCGCGACGAGGTCCAGCTCTCGTTGTCTTTGTTTTGCGTTGATTATTACGAAAGGCTTGGTGGAAGTAATAGCAACGGGAGGCTCGTCGAGAAATCGTCACCATCGTCGCTAATGTTCCTTTGCAAGCCAGTTAACGTTTGA